DNA sequence from the Deltaproteobacteria bacterium genome:
AAATCACCGAGTTTAGCAGGTATATGGGCCCATCATGCGCTGATGAATCACCGATGCTTGCTTTTTTCGGACAATGCGTCTCTCGCTCTCGCAAAATCGAGATAAAATCCTCGGCACTGCTGAAGTTTCTAATGTCCTCATCGTCCACAGGCACATCGCCTTCCATCTCAAGGTTACTAACGACAAGATTCTTATCCAACCTCGCTGCGGTCAACTTATTAACACGACTTGCCTGCTTATTTACCATCGAACGAACGATAACCCAAACCGGTCCCTTGATGTGTTGAGCACTAGCGACGATTTCCTCTAAGCTATTTATACTCATCTCGCTGGGATCGACGGGAACAACCACGATGTCGGCATTGGCAATGGCGTTGCGAGTCAAGACATTAAAATCAGGAGGCGTATCTATTACAACGTGATCGTACTCACTGCGAAGTTCGCGAATTAATTGTGGAAATAAATTCGCAAATGCCTTCGCGCCAGGACCCCAAAGAAAATGGCGAAGCTCTGGCCCTGACCGCAAAAGATCTAAATCCGGCCTTATGGAATCAACGATACCACGACCTGGCTCCAAAACCTCCATCAGCTCATCGGAAGCAGTTTCGCCACTTGATAACTGCTGCCTAAAAGATTTTGATAAAAACAACTGAGCAAGCGGCGCCTCTGCGCCCGCCATCACCTCACCTGTGGCTTGGTTTTTCGGCGAACCAACTGCTGTGCGAAAAAAAGATGTAGAATGCCCCGAAGGATCGCAGTCAATTAGAATAGTTCTACAGCCCCGCTTTGCAAAAGCGTGACTAACATTGACAGAAATAGACGTTTTCCCCACACCACCTTTAAGTGATGCAAAACAAATTACTGCCATTTACCAACCCACTAACGGTACTGCCCAGCCATCAACGATGCAAGCACTCAAATTCCAGATAACCACACAATAACTTCATTTTTTTACCACAACACCACCTTGACAACACAATGCCACTCTGCCCTTACTATAGCTAAGATACTCCAGAGATGGCTATATAGGCGCAGATAAATAAATATGTCAAAAACTTTTTTGGCCCATAAAGAAAAATTTCTACTAAGAATTTTTCTTTCCCGCAGAAATATCTTTGACTAAAGACCTAACAAAACAAACTGCGTGGCGTACTCCTAGCTTTGATTTACCCACCTCTCGACAGCCAAATCGATAATGCACATGGGCAATCGAGGCATTTGGCGGAAAAAATCTCAATATGTCAAAAAGAATTTTATATCCCCGCAATTCGAAATTAACAGAGCTAGTTTTTAGTATGCCAACTACAAAACTCGTCTTGCCACCAAAAAAACCTGACATCGGGTCGCTTACCACAATCCCTCTTCGCCTTAGGCTAACGCGCGCAAGCGCAGTGGCAATCCTTGAAATAATACTTCGCAAAACAGAATGTCCAAAATACCTCGAAAGCCTATTTGCAACTACCAAATCTGCTCCGTCTATTAGTTTAGAAAATAACTTTGCAACTTCCGACGGAGGATGTTGAAAATCGCCATCCATCACTAAGAAAAATTTCGTTTTGCAACAATAAATAGCATCGATGACGCTAGCACATATTCCCCTGACTAAAGCACCTCGCCTTTCCAACAATTCCACACTACAACATCCTCCACCGGAGCCTAAGACGCTTACTCGCTCCAAGACAACTTGTTGCGTCCCATCGCTGCTAACATCATCCACAACAAGGACAGTGGCGCCAGAGTATCTCTTAGCCAGATCATCTAAAAGAAAGCCAATAACGGAGGCCTCATTTAAAGTAGGGATAATGACTGTTAGCTCTGAATACGCACCTTGTGCATTCAGATAAACAGGCTCACGACTTGTCTTCAAATAATTGCTCTGATTAAGTTGCACTACAGGACTACAGTAACTTCAATATTTAAAAATTAGCATTGCCAGGCGTACGCGGAAAAGGAATCACGTCCCTGATATTGCTCATACCACTTAAATACATAAGCAAACGCTCAAACCCTAACCCAAACCCGGCGTGCGGAACGCTTCCGTACCTTCTAAGATCTAGGTACCACCAGTAATTATTTTCATCTAAGCCAGACTCAGCTAACCTTTTAAGCAAAACATCCTTGCGATCCTCGCGCTGGGAACCGCCAATAATTTCTCCCAATCGCGGCACTAATAAATCCATAGCGCTGACTGTTTTTTCTCCCTCATCCAACCGCATGTAAAATGCCTTTATTTCTTTTGGATAATTAGTCACAAAAACTGGCCTACCTATGTATTCCTCCGTCAAATAGCGCTCATGCTCAGTCTGTATATCCGCGCCCCACGAAATGGGATATTCAAACGATCGACCGCATTTTGCCAAACAGTTTATTGCCTCGGTATAAGTAATAACTTCAAATTTTGCCGAAGCAACCTGCTCTAGCGAATTAATAATCCCCTTTTCAACCCACTGGTCAAAGAACTTCATGTCGTCTTGGCAATTCTCCAGGACGTATTGAATTACAGACCTAACAAAGTCCTCTGCCACTTCCATATCGCCCTGCAAATCGCAAAACGCCATTTCCGGCTCAACCATCCAGAACTCCGCTAAATGCCTTGGAGTATTCGAGTTCTCCGCTCTAAAAGTAGGCCCGAATGTGTACACCTTGCTTAAAGCCGTAGCGAAGAGCTCGGCTTCTAGCTGCCCAGAAACCGAAAGGCTAGCCTCGCGACCAAAAAAATCATTGCTAAAAAAAGTCTCTCTTGCGTTTTTGTCTTCTACGTTAGCCGATATGGCTACCGTAGGATCCAGCGTAGTAACTCTAAACATTTTCCCGGCCCCCTCACAATCTGAGGTGGTGATTATGGGAGTATGCACGCAAACAAACCCCCTATCGTGAAAAAATTTGTGTATTGCAAACGCCGCCGCATGTCGCAGACGAAACACTGCACCAAACGTATTTGTTCGCGGTCTCAAATGAGCAATGGTTCGCAAAAATTCAAACGAGTGGCGCTTCTTTTGCAAGGGATAATCATTGGCGTCGGCTGGGCCAATGAGGTTAAGGCTAGTAGCCTTAACCTCAACTCGCTGTCCTTTAGCTGGAGACAGTACCAATTCGCCCTCAACTTGCACCGCTGCACCGGTATTGGCCTCTTGGACACAGGTATCCAGTCTTGAGATGCTTCGGTCTACGATAATTTGTATGTTGGCCAGGCAACTTCCGTCGTTTACCTCGAGAAACGACATCTCTTTGGCATCTCGTCGCGTCCTAACCCACCCATTGATCTCAACCGAACTTCCAACTGCCCCGTCTCTTAGCAACTGACTAATTGTTTTTCTCGTCAAGAACTGCGACATATTACAAGCACCCTAAAAAAAGTACTTTTTATTTTTAACCGACGTATAAGACTTAAGCTCGCTTTTTTAGCTGTAGACGAACTACATTTGCAGGTAGCTCCGGCTTTGGATCTTTTTCGCTCTCCGACGTCAAAACCTCATCCTGCTCTACCTCCATTGATTCAAACACTGGCGCAAATGCACCTGCATTCCCAGACGCAGAAAGAACTCCGCTAACCTCATCGATTATAACTCTACTAGCTTGAGCGCAAGCTTTCGACTCGACGAGCTCTAGTGAAAACTGTAGACAGGAGGCATATTCTTGCCTTGTTGCAGAATCCATCAACAACTTAGCCTTCTCGGCTATCTTTGCCTCTTCGCAATTAGCTTTGTTAATAAATTGCTGTTTAATTATTGCCAACCGCGAAACCATAGCACTACTACCGCTTAACTTAAGCGTTTCATTTAACATGGCTCTTAGCTGTTTGTGACAACGCAGCCAGGCATCAGCCCTTAAATCATTCGCCACGTTATCCAAACTAAAGCCAGTACCAACTCCGTCAGGAAAGGACATGGACGCGTATAATTTCTCAGCCTTAAAAGTCCTCGCCACTAAGACTCTAATTCGAGAATTTATCGTCGCACCCGCTCCGTTCATCGATATTGCTCCTGTTAAAAAACCCTTAACTTATGGAATGGCCTACGGTAATCCAAAAACTCCGTTACCTCCAAATATCTACCTATATTTTGCACAATTAACAACAAAGAAACTTGCGTTTTTACACAAAATAAGTAATGTAATAACGCGTTTGTCAGTTTGTCCTGGTTTTTAAACAAAAGAATGAGGCAATTAGTGACAAATGGCGCATATCATACATTGGTTGATGGGGCGATGTGGTGCCATATGTTTGAGTAACAAACAATAGGCGTTTGATTTTTTATAGTTGTAGAAATAAGGGGCTTTGTCTTATTAGGGAGTTTAGCCGAAACGGTATAGGCTTTTTCGCAAGCGTATTTTGCGATGACTCCTTTAGATGTTAAGGGCAAATGTTAGTACCGAAGGAAATAAGTCGTACTGCTGTGCTTTCCGAAATTCCGTTGCCTCCGCGTGGCGAAACTTATGCCGTGCTCCCCACTGCTGTTTCTTCAAAAAATTTCTATAGACTTAGCAGCTCTAACCTTTACGCGCGAAACGAGCGCGTTCGCCTAACTTACGATGCGATCAAGCCGATTTTAGACTTTTCAGTTGCCATTGCTCTACTGATAGCTTTGCTGCCGTTATTTCTCGCCGTGGCCGTAGCAATAAAGCTAACATCGTCTGGGCCGGTAATATTGAAACAGAAACGGCTTACCAAAGATGGGCAGGTCTTTATTATGTACAAGTTTAGGACTATGAGAAACGATGCTGAACGCAACACCGGCGCAGTCTGGGCAAGCGAACATGACCCAAGAATTACTCCTCTGGGAAAATATTTGCGAAATTTTAGACTTGACGAGCTCCCCCAGTTGCTAAACGTCATTTTTGGAGACATGAGCTTAATTGGCCCCAGGCCTGAACGTCCTGAACTAGCTTGTCAAATCGCCGAGAAAATTCCTGAATTTTATCGCCGACTAGAGGTAAAAGCAGGCATAACAGGTTTAGCACAGGTAGCTCATAGGTATGCCTCATCCCTGGATGATTACCAAACAAAAATGTTTTACGATATTAACTATGTAAACAACCGCTCATTTTTGCTAGATTTACTGATAGCGGCAAAAACTCTACGAGTTGTCATTACTGGCGCAGGAGCTCGGTAAAACTCTATTTAAGCGGGAGTGCGTTTTACCGATACTCGCATCGCATAACTATACATTCGATGGCTAACAATTATTTAACATTTTACAAGCAACTGCCGAAGCGTTTTGTCGAAATGGGAAGTGTTTGTCCCAGCTCGCGGTGGCTAGCAAAGGATATGGTTCGACCGCTTGCAGAAAAAGTCGGGGCCAAGAGAATTTTAGAGGTTGGGGCGGGAACTGGGCCATTTACGCGAAAAATTCTTGCAGAAATGGGCCCGGATGACACTTTATCAATTTGCGAAATAAACGCTTTTCTACTCAATCAGCTAAAGAAAAGCCTCGAGGGAAACTCGCATTACCTTGCGCATAAGGATCGCATTGTCTTCGTAAGGGGCTCTATTGAAGATCTTCCTTCGCTTTATCCAGATGCGGAATTTGACGTCATTGTATCGGGTCTGCCGTTCTCTAACTTTTCGCCAAACGACGTCGAAAATATTTTAAACCTTTTGTGCAAGATGCTCGCTAAAAATGGATGTCTTTCTTTTTTCGAGTACATTGGGATTAGAAAATTTGGCAATTTTGCGCCGAGCGCAAAGCATCGAGCGCGAATTCGCGGCGTGGAATCTATAATTAGAAAATGGAAACTCGAAGCTAGCAGATCGGGAGCGGTAACGACTAATATTTCGCTTTTAAACATACCGCCTGCACTGGCTGTCCACTACGTGCGAAGCGATGGGCCTAATTCCAATTCGCCCCTAGTCAATTAGTCCATGCTTTAAGGCAATATGAACGAGTTCGGCATTGCTATTTGCACTGAGCTTTTTCATAATGTTCGCTCTATGGCTATCCACAGTGCGCGGCGATATGTGAAGCTTTTTTGCGATTGCCTTATTCCGCTCGCCCTCACTCAATAACTTCATCACTTCTCGTTCTCTATCCGTTAAAACAGCAAGCGGAGAACAATCTTCTTCGCGGCTATTAATGCCGAAGCCCAGAATGGAGCTACAAACGCTTGGGCTTAAGTAATTCTTGCCAGCTAAAACAGCCGTGATCGCAAATTCCAGTTCGCTTGATTTTGCCGTCTTAGGAACGAATCCATTGGCCCCCGCTCGCATTACTGCGCGAACTGAAGAATCATCGTCGTGTGCCGATAGAACTAAAATTTTGGTATCATTTTTTAGCTTTCTAAGACGAGAGATGGCCTCCATCCCGCCAAGGTTTGGCATCGAAAGATCTAGAATCAATATGTCAGGCATATATCTCTGCACCAGAGACACAACTTCAAAGCCATCTCCGGCCTCAGCGACTACCTCCACGTTCTCGAGACTACTAAGCAGTGCCCTTAAGCCCTGTCTAAGAACAACATGATCATCTGCTATAATTACACTTGCCATTGAAACATTTGCCTGCCAATCATCAAAATCGATTTATTCTTCTAATTTACTCTATCGTCTTAGAACTACTCGAACTCCAGAGCTTTTCTCCACCTGAGAATTACATTGGTTCAACTCTTGCATAAGACTCTAGTAAACGGGCGAACTTGAGTTTTAGGCAGTAAGATCTTAGGCCATACTGCAAATCAACTAGAGGTGTGGCTGACTCAAGTTTAGAAATTACGGCACCTAACTATCTTCTTAATTATTAGCTAGTTAGAGTTTTTTGAGAGTAGTCTATGCGGTTACTAGTTTGGAATTATGCGCAGGAGAACTCGAGTGATAAAGGCGATGTATTATGCCAAAACGCTGACATCTGCGAGCGACATAGACCGTTATATTGACACGCGGCTTAACTGCTACGCGGCATAACTCGCCACTAGCATATAAGGAGGGCAAATGGAGACAATACATTTTCAAAGCCTAGTCGACGCTGGTTTTGCAATATTTGTAACATTTGCTTGTCTAAAAATGCTTCTTCCTAGCAGCGCTAGCGGCGCATCGGCTCGCGACAAGTGGCGACAAGAGCTCTCCGAGGTCGAGCAATGCTTAACCGATCTAATAAGAGAGGCAGCCGCTTCTAGCAGGAATCTCGATAGACAACTTCAAAAGCGCCAAGAGGAATTGAGCGATTTATTGGGACAACTCGAACGAGCGCAAAACAGCAAGAAGGAAAAGCTGTCGACTAGCAGTTCTCTCCCAAGCGAAGATGAATTTCCCAACAGCACATGGCTTAGATCGCCAAATCAAACAATCTCGACTGGCGCTATTAGCGATACGAATACCAGCCCGGCCTCAAACCCAACACAGCCTGACAGGAGAACTCCCAAAACCTCAAGAGAGCGCAGTCTCATGGAGTCAGTTGAAATTACGCGAGAAGTGAAGGCCTCCCTTGCAGAACAAAGCGACGACCGCCGCATGGCCTTCTCAATACCACCCTCCGGCAGCTCTCCCATCGTGGATCCAATCGCATATAAAATCGCAAAGCGCCTTCTGGAAGAAGGCAAAGAAATTCACGTAGTCGCTCGCAAGCTAGACCTCCCCTTAGCCGAGGTAAGAGCTCTCGACAAACTAGTTTCTCGCCCGAGCCCAGAACCTATGCATAATTCCGAATACGTTAGGCAGTCTGGCAAGACTCTCTCTGAAATAAAAAAAGAGGAAAAGCACATAGATTTTTCGCGAACACAGATTGGCGAACTGCCCAATGCCACACAGGTCGACTTCAAACGCGAATCGGCACTTATATAAACTCGCAGCGAGAAACGATGAAGAATAACGGCACACATGGTAACAGAAAATGAATAAGGACATTTACACTTCAGCATCGGGTGGCTTAGTTGCGAACCGGCGCATTGAAATACTTAGCAACAACTTGGCAAACGTAAGTACGGTTGGCTTTAAAGCACAACGACTCATCTCTCGCGCACAATCCTTTGATGAGACCCTTGCGAACGCCTTGTCGAACATGCCGCAAAATGCTGCAGCGAACTTCGAACGCGCCCCAGGGGTAATAAATGTTGGGACATCTACGGATTTCTCCCCCGGTCCTATTGCAGAAACTGGAAATGGCCTGGATGTGGCGCTTCGAACTCCTAATCACTTTTTTGCCATCCAAACTCCCGATGGCGAAGCGTACACTAGAGCAGGTAATTTTGCGCTCAATGCCGACGGCACCCTGGTAACCCAAGACGGTTTGCCCGTATCCGGAGAAGGCGGCGCAATATCAATTGGACAAGCAACTCAACCGCAAATTCTTGCAAATGGAAACGTAATAGCGGCTGGACAAATAGTTGGACGCCTAAAAACCGTTGCAATTGATAATCTAGAAAGCCTTAGCAGAATCGGCTCAACTAGATTTAAAATATCAGGTAACGGTCGTGCGACCGCCGTAGAGGCGGACGTCGTGCCACATTCGCTAGAAATGCCAAATGTTTCGGTCATCGAGGCAATGGTTGAAATGATATCGGCTCAACGAGCCTTCGAAGCGTACACAAAAACAGTTAGAGAAATCGATGACTTAAACGACAGAGCAATAAGATCAGCAGCAACTCGCGTATAAAATGACCGCTAGAGAGCATCTTACAGTAAGGAGAGATAACAACTATGCTTAGATCACTATTTACAGCCGCCACTGGCATGCTGGCTCAACAGCTAAATTTGGATGTAATCGCTAACAACCTAGCTAACGTCAACACCAGCGGCTTTAAAAAGAGCCGCGCTGATTTTCAGGACTTGATGTACCAAATCATGCAAGAACCTGGTAGCTCAGCCACTCAGCAGGGCACCAGCCCCACAGGAATACAGGTAGGCTTGGGCGTTCGCCCAGAAGCCGTTGGCAAAATCTTTTCCCAGGGCGACTTTGAGTCCACTGGTCATCAACTGGATATGGCCGTCGAGGGCGAGGGCTTTTTCCAGATAACACTTCCCAACGGCAACACCGCCTACACGAGAAGCGGAGCTTTTAAATTAAACGAGGAGGGAGCTGTAGTTAATTCAGATGGCTTTCAACTAGAGCCAGCAATTACAATTCCACCGGATGCTCTTAGCATTACCATAGCAAGCGACGGCATAGTAACAGTTAGACAGCCCGGCGCAACCGCGCCAACGCAGGTAGGGCAAGTGCAAACGGTGCGATTTCAAAATGCGGCTGGCTTGCGCGCTTCCGGCAGAAATCTATACGAGGAGACCGAATCTTCGGGAACTGCCTCGGCTGGAACTCCCGGCGAAGATGGCTTTGGCACCATTGCTCAAGGATTCTTAGAGAGTTCCAATGTTAGCGTAGTAGAAGAAATTGTAAAAATGGTGACGGGACAGCGCGCCTACGAAGCAAATTCCAAGGTAATTCAAACCGCTGATCAAATCCTGTCTAATGCAGTTAATATTAAGAGATAATGTAAAGCCATGCAACTTGCACGAAAGACTTCGCTCATGCACTTGCTTTTTAAAAGATTGCTTCGCCCTAGATGCTGCTGTCTCGCAGTTGCTCTTGTTGTGATATATATGCCGTTTTGGGCGATCGCCGAGGAAGGTAGTTCGCAGGCGAATTCGGAACGACCCACGCTAGTAATTAACAATGTAGTAACCATCAATGCCAGTGAACTCACCTTAGGCGACGTGGGACAAATAAAATCAGCAAGCGTCACCGACAATGATTTGGCAAATAGGCTACGCGCTGTGAAGCTCGGCCCTGCTCCGACTCCGGGCTCCTCCCTAGTTTTGTTAGGCGATAACATTCTTCAGTCCATCAACAGTAGCGGAATAGACAGCGAAACAATAGGCTATTTCATTCCAGCTAAGGTGAGAGTAGAAAGGTCCGGACGGCAGCTCTTGCCTGCTGAAGTCTTAGACATTGTGCGAGCTAAGTTACACATTAACGGCAAGAGCGATTTAAGAGTGCGCGAGGTTAAATTTCCCGAGAGCTACATAATACCGAATGGCCCAACGCGCATTGCGGTAGAAGCATTGGGGCAACCATCGGGCGGCATAGTACCTTTAAGGATTGAAGTTTACGTTGCCGAACAAAGCGCGGCTCGCTTTCTCGCTTCGGCGGTCGTCGATTATTGGACGGATATTCCCGTACTAGCGAGAGACATCGAGAGAGGAATGCTAATTGAGCATGACGATCTGCAAATAGTCAGGCTTAACCGAAATAAGTTTGCAGATAATATTGTAGACAATTCGGAATCCATAATAGGCCGTCGGGCAAAGGCACATTTGCGAGCTGGCGAGCCTCTGCGAAGCAACCTCATAGATATCCCAGCAGTTGTTTCCAAAGGGGCTCGAATCTCGGTAATCTACAATGCTGCCGGCATAAATGCGTCCGTTACGGCAATAGCCATGGAGGATGGATTAAAAGGTGAGACCATCCGCTTTAGGAATGATAGCTCGAACAAAGTAATTAAAGCAATTGTGAAGAGTCCACAGCATGCGGAGGTGGCAAATCCATGAATACTGCACGGCTTTTTTTATCGCTTTCACTGCTCTTGTCAAGTTGTGCCTACAACCGGGCACCGGCAGAGCGCATAGTGCCAGCAGAGGAATTTGCTAAGGCAATGCACTCAGGCAGCGCAAGCGATTTTTCCATATTCAAGGTAAGCAACCGCGAGGCAGCTCCAACAGCACTCCTAGAAAAAGCCCGGTTCAATTTAGACTCCTCCAGTCTGCAACCACCGCCGCCGCCACTACCTCCGGCGAGCACACTGCCACCGGGTAGCTCCTCGCCATATCACAACGGCCAAATGCGAGCGAATCCTTCTCTTTGGCCGGATGAAGGACAGGCTACATCGCTATTTCGCGATTTTAGAGCCTATCAGCCCATGGACATCATTAC
Encoded proteins:
- a CDS encoding ParA family protein — protein: MAVICFASLKGGVGKTSISVNVSHAFAKRGCRTILIDCDPSGHSTSFFRTAVGSPKNQATGEVMAGAEAPLAQLFLSKSFRQQLSSGETASDELMEVLEPGRGIVDSIRPDLDLLRSGPELRHFLWGPGAKAFANLFPQLIRELRSEYDHVVIDTPPDFNVLTRNAIANADIVVVPVDPSEMSINSLEEIVASAQHIKGPVWVIVRSMVNKQASRVNKLTAARLDKNLVVSNLEMEGDVPVDDEDIRNFSSAEDFISILRERETHCPKKASIGDSSAHDGPIYLLNSVIFRSEQQNRLTFLGQTAFDLKATAKLAQQYYEVAREIEDIISYAAFSESEKLGHLGFEEELSFSSHRKSC
- a CDS encoding glycosyltransferase, which produces MKTSREPVYLNAQGAYSELTVIIPTLNEASVIGFLLDDLAKRYSGATVLVVDDVSSDGTQQVVLERVSVLGSGGGCCSVELLERRGALVRGICASVIDAIYCCKTKFFLVMDGDFQHPPSEVAKLFSKLIDGADLVVANRLSRYFGHSVLRSIISRIATALARVSLRRRGIVVSDPMSGFFGGKTSFVVGILKTSSVNFELRGYKILFDILRFFPPNASIAHVHYRFGCREVGKSKLGVRHAVCFVRSLVKDISAGKKNS
- the flgA gene encoding flagellar basal body P-ring formation protein FlgA, whose amino-acid sequence is MQLARKTSLMHLLFKRLLRPRCCCLAVALVVIYMPFWAIAEEGSSQANSERPTLVINNVVTINASELTLGDVGQIKSASVTDNDLANRLRAVKLGPAPTPGSSLVLLGDNILQSINSSGIDSETIGYFIPAKVRVERSGRQLLPAEVLDIVRAKLHINGKSDLRVREVKFPESYIIPNGPTRIAVEALGQPSGGIVPLRIEVYVAEQSAARFLASAVVDYWTDIPVLARDIERGMLIEHDDLQIVRLNRNKFADNIVDNSESIIGRRAKAHLRAGEPLRSNLIDIPAVVSKGARISVIYNAAGINASVTAIAMEDGLKGETIRFRNDSSNKVIKAIVKSPQHAEVANP
- a CDS encoding flagellar hook-basal body protein; this translates as MNKDIYTSASGGLVANRRIEILSNNLANVSTVGFKAQRLISRAQSFDETLANALSNMPQNAAANFERAPGVINVGTSTDFSPGPIAETGNGLDVALRTPNHFFAIQTPDGEAYTRAGNFALNADGTLVTQDGLPVSGEGGAISIGQATQPQILANGNVIAAGQIVGRLKTVAIDNLESLSRIGSTRFKISGNGRATAVEADVVPHSLEMPNVSVIEAMVEMISAQRAFEAYTKTVREIDDLNDRAIRSAATRV
- the asnS gene encoding asparagine--tRNA ligase, which codes for MSQFLTRKTISQLLRDGAVGSSVEINGWVRTRRDAKEMSFLEVNDGSCLANIQIIVDRSISRLDTCVQEANTGAAVQVEGELVLSPAKGQRVEVKATSLNLIGPADANDYPLQKKRHSFEFLRTIAHLRPRTNTFGAVFRLRHAAAFAIHKFFHDRGFVCVHTPIITTSDCEGAGKMFRVTTLDPTVAISANVEDKNARETFFSNDFFGREASLSVSGQLEAELFATALSKVYTFGPTFRAENSNTPRHLAEFWMVEPEMAFCDLQGDMEVAEDFVRSVIQYVLENCQDDMKFFDQWVEKGIINSLEQVASAKFEVITYTEAINCLAKCGRSFEYPISWGADIQTEHERYLTEEYIGRPVFVTNYPKEIKAFYMRLDEGEKTVSAMDLLVPRLGEIIGGSQREDRKDVLLKRLAESGLDENNYWWYLDLRRYGSVPHAGFGLGFERLLMYLSGMSNIRDVIPFPRTPGNANF
- a CDS encoding methyltransferase domain-containing protein, with product MANNYLTFYKQLPKRFVEMGSVCPSSRWLAKDMVRPLAEKVGAKRILEVGAGTGPFTRKILAEMGPDDTLSICEINAFLLNQLKKSLEGNSHYLAHKDRIVFVRGSIEDLPSLYPDAEFDVIVSGLPFSNFSPNDVENILNLLCKMLAKNGCLSFFEYIGIRKFGNFAPSAKHRARIRGVESIIRKWKLEASRSGAVTTNISLLNIPPALAVHYVRSDGPNSNSPLVN
- the flgG gene encoding flagellar basal-body rod protein FlgG yields the protein MLRSLFTAATGMLAQQLNLDVIANNLANVNTSGFKKSRADFQDLMYQIMQEPGSSATQQGTSPTGIQVGLGVRPEAVGKIFSQGDFESTGHQLDMAVEGEGFFQITLPNGNTAYTRSGAFKLNEEGAVVNSDGFQLEPAITIPPDALSITIASDGIVTVRQPGATAPTQVGQVQTVRFQNAAGLRASGRNLYEETESSGTASAGTPGEDGFGTIAQGFLESSNVSVVEEIVKMVTGQRAYEANSKVIQTADQILSNAVNIKR
- a CDS encoding sugar transferase; translated protein: MLVPKEISRTAVLSEIPLPPRGETYAVLPTAVSSKNFYRLSSSNLYARNERVRLTYDAIKPILDFSVAIALLIALLPLFLAVAVAIKLTSSGPVILKQKRLTKDGQVFIMYKFRTMRNDAERNTGAVWASEHDPRITPLGKYLRNFRLDELPQLLNVIFGDMSLIGPRPERPELACQIAEKIPEFYRRLEVKAGITGLAQVAHRYASSLDDYQTKMFYDINYVNNRSFLLDLLIAAKTLRVVITGAGAR
- a CDS encoding response regulator transcription factor; its protein translation is MASVIIADDHVVLRQGLRALLSSLENVEVVAEAGDGFEVVSLVQRYMPDILILDLSMPNLGGMEAISRLRKLKNDTKILVLSAHDDDSSVRAVMRAGANGFVPKTAKSSELEFAITAVLAGKNYLSPSVCSSILGFGINSREEDCSPLAVLTDREREVMKLLSEGERNKAIAKKLHISPRTVDSHRANIMKKLSANSNAELVHIALKHGLID